In Paenibacillus sonchi, the genomic stretch CAATTGTGAGAAGTGAAATTGACAGACTTTGGAAAACGTGTTGTAGTAGGAATGTGCAGGATAGTAATTTTTAACATTTTAAGTTATTTTTACTTTTCTTAAATTTTGCATATTCGGAGGATAACCATGGAACAGCATTCGGAGCAGCATGGAAGCATCATCCGCTACCGCAGCGGCCGGCTCAGCCGGGAAGAGGATACGATTGTGGCAGAGCAACCGGTAACCGTCAAAATCAACGGCGAAGAATTCGTTACCCTGGTCTGCACACCGGAGTACATCGAGGATATGGTTGTCGGGTATTTGGCATCGGAGGGCATTATCCGGGGAATGCAGGATATCCGGCAGCTGTGGACACAGGAAGAAGAAGGCTTTGTGCATGTAACTACAGACCGTTGGAATCCGCTCCACCGCCAGCTTTTTGCCAAACGTTATGTCACCTCCTGCTGCGGGTCCAGCCGCCACGGGTTCGTCTATATCAATGATGCACGGACCGCCAAAAGTATAACAGGAGTTCATACCCTGCTTACTTTCGATGATTGCTTCCGCCTCATGGATGAGGTGCTTAGCGGCGCTGAGCTGTTCCACCGGACTGGAGGCGTACACTGTGCCGCACTCTGTAATTCGGAAGGGATCGTGCTCTCCCGCAGTGATATTGGACGCCACAATGCGCTGGACAAAATTTACGGGCACTGTCTGAGGACAGGCATCGATCCCGGCAATCAGATCATCGCCTTCAGCGGCCGCATTTCCTCGGAGATTCTGCTCAAGGCGGCTAAAATCGGGTGTGAGATCATTTTATCCAAATCTGCTCCTACGGGCCTGGCTGTTGAACTGGCAGAGCAGCTGGGGATCACCGCGGTAGGCTTCATCCGGCAGAATTCCTGCAATGTGTATACACATCCCGAGCGGATCAGCGACCTGGGGCCACTGGAAATGAAAAGATAAAACAAGCAATTTCAAGCATAAAGCTCACTGTTCTGTAAATTTACTTTTGTTACAATATTTACAAGTCATGTTCAGCCGTTATGTGACTATGTCGGACAGCCGAGGGAGGGATGCGCAACGTACCCGATATTGGAACAATTAGCGTCTGGCGGATCTGTGAGCCAGCAGAATTTGGCGGATCTGATCAGCCATCTTGAAGGAGGTCTCCGAAGGCGGCTGCATGATCTGGCCCATAAGGCAAGAATCACAGCCTACGGCACCGCCGTTTACTTGCGCGGACTAATCGAATTCTCAAATATCTGCAAACAAAACTGCCTGTACTGCGGCCTGCGCTCCGGGAATAGAACCTTAAGCCGTTACCGGCTGCTGCCGGAAGAGATTCTCGATTGCTGCCGTGAGGGCTACGCCTTGGGCTACCGTACGTTTGTACTGCAGAGCGGTGAAGACGACTGGTATACCACGGACAAGCTGGTGCGGTTGATCACATCGGTCAAACAGCAGTTCCCGGATGCCGCGCTGACACTGTCGGTCGGTGAGCGGGATGATGAAAGTTATACAAGGCTGTACGCGGCGGGTGCAGACCGTTTTTTGCTGCGTCATGAAACTGCCTCTGCCCCTCTGTACCGCGCACTCCATCCTACGATGGAATATGCGGAACGCCGGGACCGCCTCCGTGCCCTGCAGCGGATCGGCTATCAGGTGGGAGCGGGATTCATGGTCGGTCTGCCCGGGCAGACCGCTGCCGATTTGGCGGACGATCTGCTGTATCTGCAGGAGCTGCAGCCGGATATGATCGGCATCGGACCTTTTTTGCCGCACCGGGACACTCCGCTGAGGGACGAGCAGCCGGGAACGGTAGAGAACACACTCGACATGATTGCCCTGGCCCGGCTGATGGTGCCGGATGCCCTGATTCCGGCGACTACGGCGATGGGGACCGCCCATCCGAACGGACGGGAGCGGGCGCTGCAGGCTGGAGCGAATGTCCTGATGCCCAACCTCTCCCCTATGTCCGTACGGGCCAAATATATGCTCTACAATAACAAAATCTGTACGGGCGACGAATCCGCCCAGTGCAGATTCTGTCTGGAGCAGCGGGTGAAGTCCGCCGGCTTCCATGTGGATATGGGACGCGGCGACAGCTTGAAGCATCTCTCCCGCTCTCTCCAGGAACAATGAAGTCCTGATCATAAAGATAATCCAGAAAGAAGTGGATATGAGTGAACAAGCTGAATGAACGCCGGACAGCGGATTTTATTCAAGACGAAGAGATTAGGGAAGCCCTGCAGTATGGCTCGGATGCAGCATCCGACCCGCAGATCATTGCCGCCATCCTGGAAAAAGCAAAGGCCTGCAAGGGCTTAAGCTCCCGGGAAGCAGCCGTGCTGCTCCATGTGGAGGACAAGGAAACGCTGGAGCAATTGTACCGGGTCTCCCGGGGCATTAAGGAACAGATATACGGCAACCGGATCGTCCTGTTTGCACCGCTGTATGTCAGCAACTATTGTGTTAATAATTGTGTATACTGCGGATACAAGCATTCCAACTCGGAGTTTGCGCGCAGCCGCCTGAATGCAGCTGAAATTACCGAAGAGGTCAAGGTGCTGCAGGCTCTCGGACATAAAAGACTGGTGCTGGAGGCCGGCGAAGACCCCCGCAACTGCTCTATCGACTATATTATCGATTGCATCCGGACGATCTATGACACCAAGCTGGACAATGGCAGCATCCGGCGGATCAACGTCAATATCGCCGCAACGACAGAAGAAGATTACCGGAGGCTTGCGGCAGCCGGAATCGGCACCTACATCCTTTTCCAGGAGACATACCATCGGCCCAGCTACCGGAATTTCCATCCGGAAGGACCCAAACATGATTACGACTGGCATACGACGGCCATGGACCGGGCCATGGCTGCTGGCATTGACGATGTCGGCATCGGGGTTCTATATGGCCTCTACGACCATAAATACGATACTATTGCCATGCTGAAGCATGCGGAGCATCTGGAGCAGGCGTTCGGCTGCGGCCCGCATACAATCTCTGTCCCCCGCCTGCGTGCAGCCGAAAACGTGAATCTGGACAATTACCCCCATCTGGTCAGCGATGCGGATTTTGCCAGAATCGTTGCGGTGCTGAGAATGGCTGTGCCCTATACCGGAATGATCCTGTCCACCCGCGAGGATTCTGAATTTCGCGATCAGATTATCAGACTCGGCATCTCGCAGATCAGCGCGGGTTCTGCGACTGGTGTCGGTGCCTATAGTGTCAATAAGAACAAGGAGGATACTCCGCAGTTCACTGTCGGCGACCACCGCTCGCCGATGGAAATCATCAAAAGCCTGTGCAAGGACGGCTATGTGCCCAGCTACTGCACAGCCTGCTACAGGGAAGGCCGCACCGGCGACCGCTTTATGCAGCTGGCCAAATCGGGCCAGATTCACAATGTCTGCCAGCCCAACTCGCTGATGACCTTCCAGGAATACCTGCTGGATTATGCCGATGAGGAAATGCGGGCCATCGGTGAGCAGACGATCCGCGAGAATCTGGAGCGCATTCCGCGGGAAGGCGTCAGAAAAGCTACCCGTGAGCAGCTGCAGCGGATTCATGCGGGGAGAGGGATTTGCGGTTCTAGCGTGAATGTGCCGGGTAGAGAGCTGACCCCGGGGCTAATATGCAAAAAAGCAGAGTATTCCACCGGGACTGGCGTAAAGAAAATTAATTTGCAAATTTAGGCGGCATTTTCATCGATAGTGGAATTGAAAACGGCTGCGCATCCCTTCAATGGGCAGCGCAGCTTTTTGAGCTGGCATACAGCAGAATACGATTCGAACACGCAGGACAATAAGCATAAGTAACCCTAACCAGGCCCTGGCCCATTCGTACCTTTCACGTGAATCTGCTTTAATTACCGCTCCTAATTCCAGCTTGTAACTTCTGCTAATCGGTTTAAGCTAATCTAAGTTCACTAATTCCACCGCGC encodes the following:
- the fdhD gene encoding formate dehydrogenase accessory sulfurtransferase FdhD — translated: MEQHSEQHGSIIRYRSGRLSREEDTIVAEQPVTVKINGEEFVTLVCTPEYIEDMVVGYLASEGIIRGMQDIRQLWTQEEEGFVHVTTDRWNPLHRQLFAKRYVTSCCGSSRHGFVYINDARTAKSITGVHTLLTFDDCFRLMDEVLSGAELFHRTGGVHCAALCNSEGIVLSRSDIGRHNALDKIYGHCLRTGIDPGNQIIAFSGRISSEILLKAAKIGCEIILSKSAPTGLAVELAEQLGITAVGFIRQNSCNVYTHPERISDLGPLEMKR
- the hydE gene encoding [FeFe] hydrogenase H-cluster radical SAM maturase HydE; this translates as MLEQLASGGSVSQQNLADLISHLEGGLRRRLHDLAHKARITAYGTAVYLRGLIEFSNICKQNCLYCGLRSGNRTLSRYRLLPEEILDCCREGYALGYRTFVLQSGEDDWYTTDKLVRLITSVKQQFPDAALTLSVGERDDESYTRLYAAGADRFLLRHETASAPLYRALHPTMEYAERRDRLRALQRIGYQVGAGFMVGLPGQTAADLADDLLYLQELQPDMIGIGPFLPHRDTPLRDEQPGTVENTLDMIALARLMVPDALIPATTAMGTAHPNGRERALQAGANVLMPNLSPMSVRAKYMLYNNKICTGDESAQCRFCLEQRVKSAGFHVDMGRGDSLKHLSRSLQEQ